In Synechococcus sp. Nb3U1, one DNA window encodes the following:
- the topA gene encoding type I DNA topoisomerase yields MSKLVIVESPTKARTIRGFLPAGYEVQASMGHVRDLPDSAAEIPEEVKGEDWSRLGVNVRADFEPLYVIPKDKRKVVKELKDALKKADELILATDEDREGESISWHLQQILKPKVPTRRMVFHEITREAIQQALQNCREVDEQLVRAQETRRILDRLVGYTLSPLLWKKIAPKLSAGRVQSVAVKLLVDRERQRRAFKKGSYWDLRAELRQNQTPFPAELVNLAGKRLATGQDFDENTGQIAAGRDVVLLDQAQAEALHARLLSKTWIVSSVEERPSTRKPAPPFTTSTLQQEANRKLHLSAQQTMRIAQKLYEEGYITYMRTDSVHLSDQAISAARACVSSMYGKEYLSPKPRQYTTKAKGAQEAHEAIRPAGSEFRLPNQTPLSGQELALYDLIWKRTVASQMAEARQTHTTVLIGVEDAVFRASGKRIDFPGFFRAYVEGSDDPDAALEDREVHLPLLRQGDHPECQKLEPVGHETQPPARFTEASLVKVLESEGIGRPSTYATILNTIVSRGYVKPMGNALVPTYTAFAVTDLLEKHFPDLVNTRFTAKMEQTLDDIASGQAEWLPYLRHFFLGEQGLEGQVKARESEIDSGLARSIQLENLPVKIGIGPYGPYVAVENGTGEVRANLPEDIPPADLSEEQVVELIKLKQEGPKPITFHPETQEPVYVVPQGPYGPYVQLGDVSEDNKKPKRTSLPKGLKPDQVTPEIALGLLSLPRTLGEHPESGKKVQAGIGRFGPYVVCDGDFRSLPAGDDVLTVDFERALELLAQPKKGRGRGSAKPLRELGSHPDDGEPVNLHNGPYGLYVKHGKVNASLPKEMPAEEATLEIALQVLAEKEGSSKGKGRSAAKASASQSASKTQGKSTTKAKATPSSARKSTAGQAQKAKDSVPRTRTTTNTPNTTKDPQGNGAAQAGSRSAILKITPKARV; encoded by the coding sequence ATGTCCAAGCTTGTCATCGTCGAATCTCCCACCAAAGCCCGTACCATCCGGGGGTTCTTGCCCGCTGGCTATGAGGTGCAGGCCTCAATGGGGCATGTGCGGGATCTGCCCGATTCGGCAGCCGAGATTCCAGAGGAGGTGAAGGGGGAAGACTGGAGCCGTCTGGGGGTGAATGTGCGGGCGGATTTTGAGCCCCTCTACGTGATCCCCAAAGATAAGAGGAAGGTCGTCAAAGAACTGAAGGATGCCCTGAAAAAAGCTGATGAACTGATTCTGGCCACAGACGAAGACCGAGAAGGGGAGAGCATTAGCTGGCACCTGCAACAAATCTTAAAACCCAAAGTACCCACCCGCCGCATGGTCTTCCACGAGATCACCCGCGAGGCGATTCAACAGGCGCTGCAAAACTGCCGTGAGGTGGATGAGCAACTGGTACGAGCCCAAGAAACCCGCCGCATTCTAGATCGCCTGGTGGGTTACACCCTATCGCCGCTGCTCTGGAAAAAAATTGCCCCCAAACTTTCGGCAGGGCGGGTACAGTCGGTGGCGGTCAAGCTCTTGGTGGATCGGGAGCGGCAACGGCGGGCCTTCAAAAAGGGATCCTATTGGGATCTAAGGGCGGAGCTGCGGCAAAACCAAACCCCTTTTCCAGCGGAGCTGGTGAACCTCGCCGGCAAACGTCTGGCCACCGGACAGGACTTCGATGAAAATACGGGCCAAATAGCCGCTGGGCGGGATGTAGTGCTGCTGGATCAGGCTCAAGCAGAAGCCCTACACGCTCGACTCTTGAGCAAAACCTGGATCGTTAGCTCGGTGGAAGAGCGCCCCTCCACCCGCAAGCCTGCCCCTCCCTTTACCACCTCCACGCTGCAGCAGGAGGCCAACCGCAAGTTGCACCTGTCAGCCCAACAGACGATGCGCATCGCCCAAAAGCTCTACGAAGAGGGCTATATCACCTACATGCGTACTGACTCGGTGCATCTGTCGGATCAGGCCATCAGTGCCGCCCGTGCCTGTGTGTCATCCATGTACGGCAAGGAATACCTCAGCCCCAAACCCCGTCAGTACACCACCAAAGCCAAAGGGGCCCAGGAAGCCCACGAAGCCATTCGTCCCGCCGGATCCGAATTTCGCCTGCCCAACCAAACCCCCCTTTCGGGTCAGGAGCTGGCCCTCTATGACCTAATCTGGAAGCGCACCGTCGCCAGCCAAATGGCAGAGGCACGGCAAACCCACACTACCGTCTTGATTGGGGTGGAAGATGCGGTCTTTCGGGCCAGCGGCAAGCGCATTGATTTTCCTGGCTTTTTCCGCGCCTACGTGGAGGGATCCGACGACCCCGATGCCGCCCTCGAAGATCGGGAAGTGCATTTGCCCCTCTTGCGCCAAGGGGATCATCCCGAATGTCAGAAGCTAGAACCCGTTGGCCACGAAACCCAGCCCCCGGCCCGTTTTACGGAAGCCTCGTTGGTTAAGGTGTTAGAAAGTGAAGGGATTGGCCGCCCTAGCACCTACGCCACCATCCTCAACACCATCGTCAGTCGGGGCTACGTCAAACCGATGGGCAACGCTCTGGTGCCTACCTATACCGCCTTCGCCGTCACCGACCTGTTGGAAAAACACTTCCCCGATCTGGTGAACACCCGTTTCACCGCCAAGATGGAGCAAACCCTAGACGACATTGCCTCCGGGCAGGCGGAGTGGTTGCCCTATTTGCGCCATTTCTTTTTGGGGGAGCAAGGTCTAGAGGGGCAGGTGAAGGCCCGCGAGTCGGAAATTGATTCTGGGTTGGCCCGCTCCATTCAGCTGGAGAACTTGCCCGTCAAAATCGGCATCGGTCCCTATGGCCCCTATGTGGCCGTGGAAAATGGCACCGGAGAGGTGCGCGCCAATCTGCCGGAGGATATTCCACCCGCCGATTTGAGCGAAGAGCAGGTGGTGGAGCTGATCAAACTCAAGCAGGAAGGCCCCAAACCCATCACCTTTCACCCGGAAACCCAAGAGCCGGTTTATGTGGTGCCGCAGGGCCCCTATGGCCCCTATGTACAGTTGGGAGATGTCTCGGAAGACAATAAAAAACCCAAGCGCACTTCCCTCCCCAAGGGGCTGAAGCCAGATCAGGTTACCCCAGAGATCGCGTTGGGGTTGCTCAGCTTGCCCCGCACCCTTGGCGAACACCCAGAGTCGGGGAAAAAAGTGCAGGCGGGCATTGGTCGCTTCGGCCCCTATGTGGTTTGTGATGGGGATTTCCGCTCTCTACCTGCTGGTGACGATGTACTGACTGTGGACTTTGAGCGGGCCTTAGAGCTGCTTGCCCAACCCAAAAAGGGTCGCGGACGTGGATCTGCCAAACCCCTGCGGGAGCTGGGATCCCATCCCGACGACGGGGAGCCGGTCAATTTGCACAACGGCCCCTATGGGTTGTACGTCAAGCATGGCAAGGTGAATGCCTCTCTACCAAAAGAGATGCCCGCCGAAGAAGCCACTCTAGAGATTGCTCTACAGGTGCTGGCGGAAAAAGAAGGGAGCTCCAAAGGGAAAGGGCGCTCAGCAGCCAAAGCCAGTGCCAGCCAATCTGCAAGCAAAACCCAGGGGAAAAGCACCACCAAGGCCAAAGCTACCCCCAGCAGTGCCCGCAAAAGCACCGCCGGCCAAGCCCAGAAAGCTAAGGACTCTGTCCCGCGGACGCGAACGACCACCAACACTCCTAACACTACCAAGGATCCCCAGGGCAATGGCGCCGCCCAAGCCGGATCCCGTTCCGCCATTTTGAAGATCACGCCTAAAGCCCGGGTTTGA
- a CDS encoding M28 family peptidase, giving the protein MTEVEALKHRLEGHLEQVARPRDPDWSPLGHRQVEQYVEEQLSQWGSLEEFRFEYFRRTHGNWILKLPGSNPRRDPILIGAHFDAVPESPGADDNASGVAVLLELARDFAQDPPCSPLWLVAFDLEERGLVGSTAYAQFLKRQGQPLRLMLSLEMVGYRDPTAGSQRYPAGLERFYPDRGDYIGLIGNWLTLPDLLRLQRSMNKVGIPCQWLPVGQRGWMVPSTRRSDHAPFWDEGYRAVLVTDTADLRNPHYHKLSDSLKTLDRDFLVGVCQGLMAGLRHL; this is encoded by the coding sequence ATGACAGAGGTTGAGGCGCTCAAACATCGCCTAGAAGGCCATTTGGAGCAAGTGGCTCGTCCGCGGGATCCCGATTGGTCGCCTTTGGGCCATCGTCAGGTGGAGCAGTATGTCGAGGAACAGTTGTCTCAGTGGGGATCCCTAGAAGAATTTCGGTTTGAGTACTTTCGTCGCACTCATGGCAATTGGATCTTGAAATTGCCGGGATCCAACCCAAGACGGGATCCGATTCTGATCGGGGCACATTTTGATGCGGTGCCAGAATCTCCCGGAGCGGATGACAATGCCAGTGGTGTAGCAGTTTTGCTGGAGCTGGCCCGAGATTTTGCCCAGGATCCCCCCTGTTCCCCCCTTTGGCTGGTGGCCTTTGATCTGGAGGAACGCGGTCTGGTGGGCAGTACCGCCTACGCACAATTTCTCAAACGGCAAGGGCAGCCCCTGCGGCTGATGCTGTCGTTGGAGATGGTGGGCTACCGGGATCCAACGGCAGGTTCACAACGCTACCCTGCCGGACTGGAGCGGTTCTACCCAGATCGGGGGGATTACATCGGTCTGATCGGCAACTGGTTGACACTGCCGGATTTGCTGCGCCTTCAAAGGAGCATGAACAAAGTCGGGATCCCTTGCCAGTGGCTGCCTGTCGGGCAGCGAGGGTGGATGGTTCCCAGTACTCGGCGCAGCGATCACGCTCCCTTCTGGGATGAGGGCTATCGAGCCGTTTTGGTCACCGATACCGCCGATCTGCGCAACCCCCACTACCACAAGCTCAGCGACAGCCTAAAAACCCTGGATCGAGACTTTCTTGTCGGGGTGTGTCAGGGCCTTATGGCCGGGCTTCGCCACCTGTAA
- a CDS encoding HAD family hydrolase produces the protein MQLQALIFDVDGTLADTERDGHRVAFNAAFTEAGLDWQWSVELYGQLLAVTGGKERIRHFIDTEHPPLPQGSDLTDLIARLHKAKTRHYTALLAQGGIPLRTGVKRFLQEAKTAGIRLAIATTTTPENVTALLEHTLPESLQWFEVIAAGDIVPAKKPAPDIYHYTLETMGLRPQDCLAFEDSHNGLLSAQQAGIPTVVTVNGYTQAQVFSGAALVLDHLGEPGEPFQVLRGTAGSHRYFTLELAQQVHAQFFNPNSKPVS, from the coding sequence ATGCAACTGCAAGCTTTGATCTTCGATGTGGACGGTACTCTGGCGGATACGGAGCGAGATGGCCATCGTGTCGCCTTTAATGCGGCTTTCACGGAGGCAGGCCTAGATTGGCAGTGGTCGGTGGAACTGTACGGCCAGTTGCTGGCTGTGACCGGGGGCAAAGAGCGGATCCGCCACTTCATCGACACGGAACACCCTCCGCTCCCGCAAGGGTCAGACTTGACAGACCTAATTGCCCGGCTGCATAAGGCTAAAACCCGCCACTACACCGCTCTATTGGCCCAGGGTGGGATCCCCTTGCGAACTGGGGTCAAGCGCTTTTTACAGGAGGCGAAAACCGCCGGGATCCGGTTGGCCATTGCCACCACCACCACCCCTGAAAATGTCACGGCCTTGCTAGAGCACACCCTACCGGAGAGCTTGCAGTGGTTTGAGGTGATTGCCGCCGGAGATATCGTTCCCGCCAAGAAGCCTGCCCCGGATATTTATCACTACACCCTGGAAACTATGGGCCTGCGCCCACAGGATTGTCTAGCTTTTGAAGACTCCCACAATGGGCTACTTTCTGCTCAACAGGCTGGGATCCCAACCGTGGTGACGGTAAATGGCTATACCCAAGCGCAGGTGTTTTCCGGGGCGGCTCTGGTGCTGGATCATCTTGGTGAACCGGGGGAGCCCTTTCAGGTGTTAAGGGGAACGGCGGGATCCCATCGCTATTTCACCCTAGAGCTGGCCCAACAAGTGCATGCCCAGTTTTTCAACCCCAATTCCAAACCTGTGAGCTAG
- the rpsT gene encoding 30S ribosomal protein S20 — translation MPRIKSAIKRVQIAERNRLRNKATKATVRGLMKKVLSLSDAYAANQQQETLQEIQSAMSAAFSRIDKAAKTGVLHKNTAARRKARLARVVKLATASAGAS, via the coding sequence ATGCCACGCATCAAATCTGCCATTAAGCGCGTTCAGATCGCAGAGCGTAATCGGTTGCGCAACAAGGCCACCAAGGCAACGGTGCGCGGTCTGATGAAGAAAGTGCTCTCTCTGTCGGATGCCTACGCCGCCAACCAACAGCAAGAAACTCTGCAAGAAATTCAATCAGCCATGAGCGCGGCCTTCAGCCGCATCGACAAAGCGGCTAAAACCGGCGTGTTGCACAAGAACACGGCGGCCCGTCGTAAGGCTCGCCTGGCCCGGGTGGTGAAATTGGCCACGGCCTCCGCAGGAGCTTCTTAG
- a CDS encoding VOC family protein: protein MKLHHFSIRAADIFRSIAFYEGLGFAIEERFTTGMTLACWMVGPWGRLELLQVPEPHPAPDPFGDPHYVGYYHPSIEIGSEWGSLSAYLERLQARVPLQILLSPHPQQIGPQTYQVAFIADPDGLPIELLYPQGSPEMEQG from the coding sequence ATGAAACTGCACCATTTTTCGATTCGTGCTGCTGACATTTTCCGATCCATTGCCTTTTATGAGGGGCTAGGATTTGCCATCGAGGAACGCTTTACCACGGGCATGACCCTTGCCTGCTGGATGGTGGGGCCGTGGGGACGGTTGGAGTTGCTGCAGGTGCCCGAGCCTCACCCTGCCCCGGATCCCTTTGGGGATCCCCACTATGTGGGCTATTACCATCCCTCCATCGAAATCGGCTCTGAGTGGGGATCCCTGTCTGCCTATTTGGAACGTCTACAAGCGCGGGTACCGTTACAGATCCTTCTCTCCCCCCATCCGCAACAGATTGGCCCACAAACCTATCAAGTGGCCTTCATCGCCGATCCGGATGGCCTGCCGATAGAGTTGCTCTACCCCCAGGGATCCCCTGAAATGGAGCAGGGCTAA
- a CDS encoding CobW family GTP-binding protein produces the protein MKAQLPVTILTGFLGSGKTTLLKRILQEEHGLRIGVILNEFGEISIDGELVNMPPEGLMQLSNGCLCCTVRDDFERAARELLKRTEELDYLVVETSGVADPRQVTELFVQRAFHEDLRLDGVVTLVDGPEYWHNFQHSQTAAHQISSADILLLNKVDLITEAERDRIVSDVRRYNPDAPCLLTTHAQVPLARILDVHAFQPELWDPHTETEDPHPLHPKGSPLLTPTDEHHHSHHLQEDGIQSVSFQLQQPLDLAEFQEWLQDLPDNIFRAKGVLWILDEPQRVIFHQVGHRQTLFLERDWDPNEPRLSKIVLIGKGLQREPLAAGLKQVCRAAATL, from the coding sequence ATGAAGGCTCAACTTCCGGTCACCATCTTGACGGGCTTTTTGGGGAGTGGCAAAACCACACTGCTCAAACGCATTTTGCAGGAGGAGCATGGGTTGCGCATTGGTGTGATCCTGAATGAATTTGGCGAAATTTCTATTGATGGCGAGCTGGTGAATATGCCCCCAGAAGGGCTAATGCAACTGAGCAATGGTTGTCTGTGCTGCACGGTACGAGACGACTTTGAACGGGCGGCGCGAGAACTGCTCAAGCGCACCGAAGAGTTGGACTATTTAGTAGTGGAAACCAGTGGTGTAGCGGATCCCAGGCAGGTGACCGAGCTGTTTGTGCAGAGGGCTTTTCACGAAGATCTGCGCTTGGATGGGGTGGTGACGTTGGTGGATGGCCCCGAATATTGGCATAATTTTCAGCACTCCCAAACCGCAGCCCATCAAATTAGCAGCGCCGATATTTTGTTGCTTAACAAAGTGGATTTGATTACAGAAGCAGAACGGGATCGGATTGTGTCGGATGTGCGTCGCTACAACCCGGATGCTCCATGCCTGCTCACCACCCACGCCCAGGTGCCCTTGGCTCGCATTTTAGATGTCCATGCCTTTCAGCCGGAGCTATGGGATCCCCATACAGAGACAGAAGACCCTCATCCTCTCCATCCCAAGGGCTCCCCGCTGCTGACGCCAACAGATGAGCACCACCACAGCCATCACCTGCAGGAAGACGGGATCCAATCGGTGAGTTTTCAACTGCAGCAACCGTTGGATCTGGCAGAATTTCAAGAATGGCTACAAGATCTGCCGGATAATATTTTTCGAGCCAAAGGGGTGTTGTGGATTCTGGATGAGCCCCAGCGGGTGATTTTCCATCAGGTGGGCCATCGCCAAACCCTGTTTCTGGAGAGAGACTGGGATCCCAATGAGCCGCGTTTGTCGAAAATTGTCTTGATTGGCAAAGGCTTACAACGAGAACCTCTGGCGGCTGGGCTAAAGCAAGTTTGTAGAGCAGCGGCTACCCTCTAA